From a region of the Rouxiella sp. S1S-2 genome:
- a CDS encoding M20 family metallo-hydrolase yields MDTSTLLALCDRVDGYFPELQKQRRDLHKYAESGWLEFRTSTLVAERLNELGYSLQLGREVIDADSRMGLPSAQELQRQEQRALEQGAIARWMPHFSGGFTGIVATLATGKPGPTLAYRVDMDALDLNEVLDDAHRPYREGFASLNGGMMHACGHDGHTTIGLGLAQLLMEIRDQLCGTLKLIFQPAEEGTRGAKSMVAAGVVDDVDFFTAVHIGTGVPADHIVCGNDTFMATTKLDVTFTGVAAHAGGNPEQGRNALLAAAQATLGLHALPRHSAGSSRINVGVLQAGTGRNVVPSSAMMKVETRGSTNEVNEFIYQQALKVISGAAEMYQVKFETKLMGAAQSSQPTEAWVNYIHRQAEQLGLFDNIIDSQEGAAGSEDATYMMERVKSLGGQASYVIFGTDLSAGHHNEKFDFDERVMAQGIKTLAALALNIHSFTQE; encoded by the coding sequence ATGGATACATCTACCCTGCTGGCGCTTTGTGATCGCGTCGACGGCTATTTTCCCGAGTTGCAAAAACAGCGCCGAGACCTGCATAAATATGCCGAATCAGGATGGCTTGAGTTTCGCACCTCCACTCTGGTCGCCGAACGGCTCAATGAACTGGGCTACAGCCTGCAACTCGGCCGTGAAGTGATCGATGCCGATTCGCGCATGGGCCTGCCCTCTGCACAGGAGTTGCAACGTCAGGAACAGCGCGCGTTGGAACAGGGAGCGATTGCCCGCTGGATGCCGCATTTCTCGGGTGGCTTTACCGGCATTGTGGCAACGCTTGCCACCGGTAAGCCCGGCCCGACGCTGGCTTATCGGGTCGACATGGATGCGCTGGACCTGAATGAGGTGCTGGATGACGCGCATCGTCCCTACCGCGAAGGTTTTGCATCATTAAACGGCGGCATGATGCACGCCTGCGGTCACGACGGTCACACCACTATCGGGCTTGGGCTAGCTCAACTGCTGATGGAAATTCGCGACCAGCTTTGCGGCACCCTTAAACTGATTTTCCAACCGGCGGAGGAAGGCACGCGCGGCGCGAAATCTATGGTGGCGGCAGGCGTCGTGGATGACGTCGATTTCTTTACCGCCGTGCATATTGGCACCGGCGTCCCCGCCGACCACATCGTCTGCGGCAACGATACCTTTATGGCCACCACTAAACTTGATGTCACCTTTACCGGCGTTGCGGCCCACGCGGGCGGCAATCCCGAGCAGGGACGCAATGCGCTGCTGGCGGCGGCACAGGCGACGCTGGGTCTGCACGCCCTGCCGCGCCACAGTGCGGGCAGCTCGCGTATAAATGTCGGTGTGCTGCAGGCCGGAACGGGGCGCAACGTGGTGCCATCGAGCGCCATGATGAAGGTTGAAACGCGCGGTTCCACCAATGAGGTAAACGAATTTATTTATCAGCAGGCGCTCAAGGTCATTTCCGGCGCGGCAGAAATGTATCAGGTCAAGTTTGAAACGAAATTGATGGGTGCCGCGCAAAGCAGTCAACCTACCGAGGCTTGGGTTAACTATATTCATCGTCAAGCCGAACAATTAGGGTTGTTCGATAACATCATCGACAGTCAGGAAGGCGCGGCGGGTTCGGAAGACGCCACCTATATGATGGAGCGCGTTAAATCGCTGGGCGGTCAGGCCTCTTACGTCATCTTTGGCACTGACCTGAGTGCGGGACACCACAACGAGAAGTTTGATTTTGACGAAAGAGTGATGGCGCAGGGCATCAAAACCCTGGCCGCGCTGGCGTTAAATATTCACTCGTTCACCCAGGAGTAA
- a CDS encoding MFS transporter — protein sequence MSDTTLAASSAASSGVTNTSSADDQPTLIRSAADITRLVNQGATKLSDARIVVAIALGGVFLDAYDLGGLAFGMKDITRQFGLSPSGAGLVASAITLGAIVGALFGGYLTDKIGRYRVFMADMFFFVVAALACAFAPNEWVLGASRFVMGIGVGIDLPVAMAFLAEFSKLSGRGNKASRVAMWCPTWYAAISISYLLVLLLYAVLPAGQTDILWRLILGFGAVPALLIIAIRHRYMNESPVWTANQGDLEGAAAILRRSYNINVEVADDANLTPQPPVRKAAWSNYATLLKGVYLKRTILATVTSLVSPFAYNAVAFGLPVILSTFLAQSLISTILFSLGLNLCFAFVGGLLAVRLVPKMGAWNMTVIGYTLQLIAMIGLALVGRPSDSAEAAISISMLALFLFGQGFGPGSHTMTFASLSYPTSLRGVGVGFNQILVRASSTASLFLFPVLSAALGTGVFWVIAFAPLIGLIVLLAIRWEPSGYDVDAEDFEQIKA from the coding sequence ATGTCTGACACAACACTTGCGGCCTCTTCAGCCGCCTCATCAGGGGTTACAAACACATCCAGCGCCGACGACCAGCCGACGCTGATCCGTTCTGCAGCTGACATCACTCGCCTGGTTAATCAGGGCGCAACCAAGCTGAGCGATGCACGCATCGTGGTCGCTATCGCACTGGGGGGCGTTTTCCTCGACGCCTACGACCTCGGTGGACTGGCGTTCGGCATGAAAGACATTACTCGTCAATTCGGGTTGTCACCGTCGGGTGCAGGTCTGGTGGCTTCCGCCATTACGCTGGGTGCTATCGTTGGCGCTCTGTTTGGCGGTTATTTGACTGACAAAATTGGCCGCTATCGCGTATTTATGGCCGACATGTTCTTCTTCGTGGTCGCCGCACTGGCCTGTGCTTTTGCCCCCAATGAATGGGTGCTGGGTGCTTCGCGCTTCGTGATGGGCATCGGCGTGGGTATCGATCTGCCGGTGGCGATGGCGTTTTTAGCCGAGTTCTCGAAGCTTTCGGGACGCGGAAACAAAGCCTCGCGTGTCGCCATGTGGTGCCCGACCTGGTATGCGGCTATCAGTATTTCGTACCTGTTGGTGCTGCTGCTTTACGCGGTGCTGCCTGCCGGTCAAACCGATATTCTGTGGCGTTTAATCCTTGGCTTCGGCGCTGTTCCGGCACTGCTTATCATCGCCATTCGCCACCGTTATATGAATGAATCGCCGGTGTGGACAGCGAATCAAGGGGATTTGGAAGGCGCGGCGGCTATTCTTCGTCGTTCATACAATATCAATGTTGAAGTGGCCGACGATGCCAACCTGACGCCCCAGCCCCCAGTGCGCAAGGCTGCCTGGAGCAACTATGCCACTCTGCTGAAAGGCGTTTATCTGAAGCGCACGATTTTAGCGACGGTGACCTCGCTGGTTTCTCCGTTCGCCTACAACGCCGTCGCCTTTGGTCTGCCGGTTATTCTTTCGACCTTTCTGGCACAGTCACTTATCAGCACTATCCTGTTCTCACTGGGTCTGAACCTGTGCTTCGCCTTCGTTGGCGGCCTGTTGGCGGTGCGTTTGGTGCCGAAGATGGGGGCGTGGAACATGACGGTGATTGGTTACACGCTACAGCTGATTGCCATGATTGGACTGGCGCTGGTCGGGCGTCCGTCGGACAGTGCCGAAGCGGCGATCTCGATTTCGATGCTGGCGCTGTTCCTGTTTGGTCAAGGATTTGGTCCAGGTTCTCATACCATGACCTTCGCCTCGCTGAGCTACCCGACGTCTCTGCGTGGCGTTGGCGTCGGCTTTAACCAGATTCTGGTGCGCGCCAGCTCCACTGCTTCGCTATTCCTGTTCCCGGTGCTCTCTGCAGCGCTCGGTACTGGCGTGTTCTGGGTTATCGCTTTTGCGCCACTGATTGGGCTGATTGTGCTGCTGGCGATTCGCTGGGAGCCGTCCGGTTATGACGTGGATGCGGAAGATTTTGAACAAATAAAAGCATAA
- a CDS encoding ABC transporter permease encodes MIAAGAGLAFITHAPNRLISGQGIPLYTLLQGPMLLVLAPVIVLLLLSFVRPDWRVYLLIMLLAELLLAAQTALAGHAAWVLTGGDEDSLARISFGGGFWACGALLLLIASDAISRMTSNHSWRVLLNLQLAIPIMLLLVNGQLSQLSLLKEYDNRSDVFDDALWQHLGILLGTLIPAILIGLPLGVFCARRPRWQPPILSVLNIIQTLPSIALFGLLLAPLAGLAKAVPWLGEHGVSGIGAAPAIIALVLYSLLPLVRSVIAGMNSVAPGVIESATGMGLSRMQVFYKVQMPIALPVILSGIRIVAVQTVGMAMVAALIGAGGLGAIMFQGLLSSALDLVLLGVIPVVLMAAVVDGVFKFLVSILETSRT; translated from the coding sequence ATGATTGCTGCGGGAGCCGGTCTGGCCTTCATCACACATGCGCCAAATCGGTTGATTTCGGGGCAGGGGATCCCGCTGTATACTCTGCTGCAGGGGCCAATGCTGCTGGTGTTGGCGCCGGTTATTGTGCTGCTATTACTGTCGTTTGTGCGTCCTGACTGGCGAGTTTATCTGCTGATTATGCTATTGGCCGAGCTGCTTCTGGCTGCGCAAACTGCGCTGGCGGGGCATGCAGCCTGGGTGCTGACCGGCGGCGATGAAGATAGCCTGGCGAGAATTTCTTTTGGCGGGGGCTTTTGGGCATGTGGCGCACTGCTGCTGCTCATCGCCTCTGACGCTATCAGTCGTATGACCTCAAATCACAGCTGGCGTGTGCTGCTGAATCTGCAACTGGCGATCCCCATCATGCTATTGCTGGTTAATGGCCAGCTTTCCCAGCTCTCTTTATTGAAAGAGTACGATAACCGCTCCGACGTGTTCGATGATGCCCTCTGGCAACATCTCGGTATTTTATTGGGCACGCTGATCCCAGCGATTTTGATTGGCCTGCCGCTGGGGGTATTTTGCGCCCGACGTCCACGCTGGCAGCCGCCAATTCTCTCTGTATTGAATATTATTCAAACTCTCCCCTCAATCGCGCTATTTGGCCTGCTTCTCGCGCCGCTTGCCGGGCTGGCTAAGGCCGTTCCCTGGTTGGGTGAGCACGGGGTAAGCGGCATCGGTGCGGCGCCGGCCATCATTGCGCTGGTACTGTACTCGCTGCTGCCGTTGGTGCGCAGTGTGATTGCCGGAATGAACTCGGTAGCGCCGGGCGTAATCGAGTCAGCAACGGGAATGGGGCTGAGTCGAATGCAGGTGTTTTACAAGGTTCAGATGCCCATTGCGCTGCCGGTTATTTTGTCCGGTATCCGTATTGTTGCGGTGCAAACGGTGGGCATGGCGATGGTTGCCGCGCTGATTGGTGCCGGTGGGCTGGGCGCTATCATGTTCCAGGGACTGCTGAGCAGCGCGTTGGACCTGGTGCTACTCGGGGTAATCCCAGTGGTGTTAATGGCCGCGGTGGTTGACGGGGTCTTTAAATTTTTAGTCTCAATTCTGGAGACCTCGCGCACATGA
- a CDS encoding NAD(P)-dependent alcohol dehydrogenase codes for MTIRTQPRKVNAAVVNSHQQMSFHDLQLKAPHQNEVGVRIVACGICHTDLGFLSEGSILGHEGAGIVEQVGSAVTAVKPGDHVLLSYQSCGQCAPCHESQPFNCEHFAKLNFGFQRLDGSSAYPEGVQGHFFGQSAFANYCLVTEQNLVKIAPEFPLEVLAPLGCGMQTGAGTVLNTLKVKAGESLMVMGTGAVGLAAVMAAKIAGAKTIIAVDRDPARLALAIRLGATESINSDEENYLATLCPHLDYVIDTTGIGHLDELAQEVLKEGGTLVRLTGSCGETLTRGRKAISVVQGDSVAQDFLPRLVEYWQQGRFPVEQLITYYHFDDINRALKDAQNGKVIKPVLVWD; via the coding sequence ATGACCATTCGTACCCAACCCAGAAAGGTGAACGCTGCCGTAGTAAACAGTCATCAACAAATGAGTTTTCACGATTTACAGCTCAAAGCACCGCATCAAAACGAAGTCGGCGTAAGAATTGTAGCCTGCGGAATTTGTCATACCGATCTTGGCTTTCTCAGTGAAGGTTCTATCCTCGGCCATGAGGGCGCGGGAATTGTCGAACAGGTCGGCAGCGCAGTAACGGCCGTTAAACCGGGCGACCACGTATTGCTCTCTTATCAGTCCTGCGGGCAATGTGCGCCGTGCCATGAAAGTCAGCCTTTCAACTGCGAGCACTTCGCCAAGCTCAATTTTGGCTTTCAACGCTTGGACGGCAGCAGCGCCTATCCCGAAGGCGTTCAAGGGCACTTTTTTGGACAGTCGGCGTTTGCCAATTATTGCCTGGTGACCGAACAAAATTTGGTGAAAATCGCGCCGGAATTCCCGCTAGAAGTGCTCGCACCACTGGGCTGCGGCATGCAAACCGGCGCAGGAACGGTGCTTAATACGCTGAAAGTTAAGGCCGGTGAAAGCCTGATGGTGATGGGCACCGGTGCCGTCGGCCTGGCAGCAGTGATGGCGGCTAAAATTGCCGGTGCCAAAACGATTATCGCGGTCGACCGTGATCCCGCTCGGCTGGCGCTGGCAATCAGGCTGGGCGCCACCGAATCGATCAATTCGGATGAAGAAAATTACCTCGCCACGCTGTGCCCACACTTGGACTACGTTATCGACACCACTGGCATTGGCCACCTGGATGAACTCGCGCAGGAGGTTTTAAAAGAAGGCGGTACACTGGTTCGCCTCACCGGTTCCTGCGGCGAAACCTTAACTCGCGGGCGTAAAGCCATTAGCGTGGTTCAGGGCGACTCGGTCGCGCAGGATTTCCTTCCCAGGCTGGTGGAATATTGGCAACAGGGCCGTTTCCCGGTAGAGCAACTGATCACTTACTACCACTTTGACGACATTAATCGTGCTCTGAAGGACGCTCAAAACGGCAAGGTAATCAAGCCGGTGCTGGTTTGGGACTGA
- a CDS encoding suppressor of fused domain protein, which translates to MRQSEIIAEVSNDKKTLFAIVEQDERVVYLYIYAREDLRERFPRMRGCWVRNLSPAPQQDDSEALAYGLPPMLAAQYCRSLEAEAPLDPAGIQILWNESDDGAALWYHGLLLAVIPGWSLYIDHSVSYSAGCIQQNPLTFPLGSASTNTQYALADKTRQFWRDWAHEEHNPWPKIQRNFVACYEQRFGPAVKYYAIDQGTWPPMAISQHEDDENYYFFTMGMSIRPMPQIELIFNDEAEHHRRIELAFAVGKEYVDEANAVQMASAISGYAQLPWESLTWLGEGHTLVSPAAPLGYEGHIISAALGASVGKFALPSCYGDPVNLLWASPLFASELEFAQSRPSGGQELVVMMTEAGVEAVFAPRAPLV; encoded by the coding sequence ATGCGCCAATCAGAAATAATTGCTGAAGTCAGTAACGATAAAAAAACCTTGTTTGCCATCGTCGAGCAGGATGAGCGGGTCGTCTATCTCTACATCTATGCGCGGGAAGACTTGCGAGAGCGTTTCCCGCGTATGCGCGGCTGTTGGGTAAGAAACCTGTCGCCTGCACCGCAGCAGGATGACAGTGAGGCCTTGGCCTACGGTTTGCCGCCGATGCTCGCCGCACAATACTGCCGTAGCCTGGAGGCCGAAGCGCCGCTGGATCCGGCCGGCATTCAGATCCTGTGGAATGAAAGCGATGACGGCGCAGCGCTGTGGTATCACGGCCTGCTGTTGGCGGTCATCCCCGGTTGGAGTTTGTACATCGATCACTCCGTCAGTTATTCCGCCGGTTGCATTCAGCAAAACCCGCTGACCTTTCCGCTGGGCTCGGCCTCAACCAATACGCAGTACGCCCTGGCCGATAAAACGCGTCAATTCTGGCGCGACTGGGCGCATGAGGAACACAATCCGTGGCCGAAAATTCAGCGTAATTTTGTTGCCTGCTACGAGCAGCGTTTTGGTCCAGCGGTTAAATATTATGCCATTGATCAGGGGACCTGGCCGCCGATGGCCATTTCCCAACATGAAGATGATGAAAATTACTACTTCTTTACGATGGGAATGAGCATCCGTCCGATGCCGCAGATTGAGCTTATTTTCAATGATGAGGCTGAACACCATCGCCGCATCGAGCTGGCATTTGCCGTGGGTAAGGAGTACGTCGATGAGGCGAATGCCGTGCAAATGGCCAGCGCAATTTCCGGCTATGCTCAACTGCCGTGGGAGTCTTTAACCTGGTTGGGGGAGGGACATACGCTGGTTTCACCGGCCGCGCCGCTAGGTTATGAGGGCCATATCATTTCGGCGGCTCTTGGGGCATCCGTCGGCAAGTTTGCGTTGCCCAGCTGTTATGGCGATCCGGTGAATCTGCTGTGGGCCAGCCCGCTGTTTGCCAGTGAACTCGAATTTGCACAAAGCCGACCTAGCGGCGGGCAGGAGCTGGTAGTGATGATGACCGAGGCGGGCGTTGAGGCAGTGTTTGCGCCGAGGGCGCCGCTGGTGTGA
- a CDS encoding ABC transporter ATP-binding protein: protein MINFSRVSKHFAGKAVVRDLDLNIAKGEFTVLIGTSGSGKSTTLKMINRLVEHDKGQITFADEPIEKFRAQDLRRRMGYAIQSIGLFPHWTVEENIATVPQLLKWPKAKIRDRVTELMELLHLDPQQFRKRYPHQLSGGQQQRVGVARALASDPEVLLMDEPFGALDPVTRATLQQEIARIHQLSGRTIVLVTHDIDEALGLADRIVLLSDGQIVQQGTPLEMLTQPATPFVRDFFGRSDVGIKLLSLARVGDRTRLGESAAGEPVLASMTLREALSVFVARHTEQLPVIDDNQQPLGVLHFSDLVAEREDA from the coding sequence ATGATCAATTTCTCTCGCGTAAGTAAACATTTTGCCGGTAAAGCGGTGGTGCGTGACCTCGATTTGAATATCGCAAAGGGCGAATTTACCGTGCTGATTGGCACTTCTGGCTCCGGAAAATCGACCACCTTAAAGATGATTAACCGGCTGGTGGAGCATGACAAGGGACAAATTACCTTTGCCGATGAACCGATTGAGAAGTTTCGGGCGCAGGATTTACGGCGCAGGATGGGGTATGCCATTCAGTCGATTGGCCTGTTTCCGCACTGGACGGTGGAGGAGAATATTGCCACCGTACCGCAACTGCTCAAATGGCCGAAGGCAAAGATTCGAGACCGTGTGACTGAGCTGATGGAGCTACTTCACCTCGACCCGCAGCAGTTTCGAAAGCGCTATCCGCATCAGCTTTCTGGCGGTCAGCAGCAGAGAGTGGGCGTGGCGCGTGCTTTGGCTTCTGACCCTGAAGTTTTATTGATGGATGAACCTTTTGGTGCACTCGATCCGGTCACGCGGGCTACGTTGCAGCAGGAGATTGCGCGTATCCATCAGCTTTCCGGGCGCACGATTGTGCTGGTGACGCATGATATTGATGAGGCGCTGGGTCTGGCAGACCGCATTGTGTTGCTCAGCGACGGGCAGATTGTTCAGCAGGGCACGCCGCTTGAGATGCTCACGCAGCCTGCCACGCCGTTTGTACGCGATTTCTTTGGCCGCAGCGACGTTGGCATTAAACTACTGTCGCTGGCACGAGTGGGTGACAGAACCCGTCTTGGAGAAAGCGCGGCGGGTGAACCGGTCTTGGCGTCGATGACTTTGCGAGAAGCGTTATCGGTGTTTGTTGCTCGCCACACTGAGCAATTGCCGGTGATTGATGACAACCAGCAACCGCTGGGCGTGCTGCACTTTTCTGACCTGGTGGCCGAAAGGGAGGATGCATGA
- a CDS encoding LysR family transcriptional regulator: MASQIKMHQLRAFVAVTRQGSIRAASRTLSLSQPALTKSIKELESGLGAQLFIRRRQGVTLTECGEIFFKRASLILEELRVAQEDIAQRLGATSGQVNIGVGASIARTIMPLVIDRFHREFPDVKVRIAEGQLVSMIPELRQGELDFTINTYYPSTYDNELLYEKLMDKEYQVVCRRGHPLEKARSIKELLHCDWTMPTPRGSYYKLLGEIFSEMKVEPKISVVCETFMSCTSLLAKTDFLSVLSADIINDPLLGQSLVAMNLDLPLPKATFHLIQRKESTLSPMAAHLAQLFRLYCR, from the coding sequence ATGGCATCACAAATCAAAATGCATCAACTGCGTGCTTTTGTTGCGGTAACTCGTCAGGGCAGTATTCGCGCGGCCAGCCGTACTTTGAGCCTTTCACAACCGGCGTTGACCAAGTCGATAAAAGAATTGGAAAGCGGGCTGGGCGCACAGCTGTTTATTCGTCGCCGTCAGGGGGTGACATTGACCGAGTGCGGGGAGATTTTTTTCAAGCGTGCCAGCCTGATACTCGAGGAATTACGCGTCGCACAGGAGGATATCGCCCAACGATTGGGCGCAACCAGCGGACAGGTGAACATTGGCGTGGGGGCGAGTATTGCGCGAACGATTATGCCCTTGGTTATTGACCGCTTTCACCGCGAGTTTCCTGACGTTAAGGTCAGAATTGCCGAAGGCCAACTGGTGTCGATGATCCCCGAGTTGCGTCAGGGCGAGTTGGACTTCACCATCAATACTTATTACCCAAGCACCTATGATAACGAATTGTTATATGAAAAACTTATGGATAAGGAGTATCAGGTGGTCTGCCGACGCGGGCATCCGCTGGAGAAAGCACGTTCAATAAAAGAACTGCTGCACTGCGATTGGACCATGCCCACGCCGAGAGGCAGCTACTACAAACTGTTGGGTGAGATTTTTAGCGAAATGAAGGTCGAACCCAAAATTAGCGTGGTGTGCGAGACGTTTATGTCCTGCACCAGCCTGCTGGCCAAGACGGATTTTCTTAGCGTACTTTCGGCCGATATCATCAATGATCCGCTGCTTGGTCAAAGTTTGGTCGCGATGAACCTGGATCTTCCGCTGCCCAAGGCAACCTTTCATTTAATACAAAGAAAAGAATCGACCCTGTCACCGATGGCCGCACATTTGGCTCAGCTGTTCCGACTTTACTGCCGATAA
- a CDS encoding M20 family metallopeptidase: MSDSTVIPTHQHVVSFINDFIDTQRDTLSAISDDIWDHPETRFEESHSSALLADKLEASGFKVERGVGGMETAFVASFGEGKPIIALLGEFDALAGLSQKAGCDFAQPLEENGNGHGCGHNLLGTAALGGALAVKAWIEKEGLKGTVRFYGCPGEEGGSGKTFMAREGLFNDVDAALTWHPETFSGMFSNPTLANIQAAFRFKGTASHAAAAPHLGRSALDALTLMNTGANFLREHIIQEARVHYAVTNAGGISPNVVQADAEVLYLVRAPQMDQAQAIFERVTDIAKGAALMTGTSMSMRFDKACSNYAPNHALEKVMYQQVLAFGTPQYSEEEQAFARAIHATLSEQDIDACLTTMAKTGGVDGKVFAETLRTAPLTEAVAPYSPSDNILYGSTDVGDVSWLVPTAQCFSPCFVVGSPLHTWQIVSQGRTSIAHKGMCLAAKVMASTVIALLDSPATLELCQREHRAVRAHRPYHCPIPEGITPSPLK, translated from the coding sequence ATGTCTGATTCTACAGTTATCCCGACTCATCAACACGTTGTCAGTTTTATCAATGACTTTATCGATACCCAGCGCGATACCCTGTCGGCTATCAGTGATGATATCTGGGATCACCCTGAAACGCGTTTTGAAGAGTCACACTCTTCTGCCCTGCTGGCCGACAAACTCGAAGCATCGGGTTTTAAGGTGGAGCGCGGTGTCGGCGGGATGGAGACGGCGTTTGTCGCCAGCTTCGGTGAAGGCAAACCCATAATTGCCCTGCTTGGCGAGTTTGACGCGCTGGCGGGCCTGAGCCAAAAGGCCGGCTGTGACTTCGCGCAACCGCTAGAGGAAAACGGCAACGGCCACGGCTGTGGGCATAATCTGCTCGGCACCGCGGCGCTGGGCGGGGCACTGGCGGTAAAAGCCTGGATAGAAAAAGAAGGGCTAAAAGGCACGGTGCGCTTTTACGGCTGTCCGGGCGAAGAAGGCGGTTCTGGCAAGACATTCATGGCGCGAGAAGGCCTGTTTAACGACGTTGATGCCGCCCTGACCTGGCATCCAGAAACCTTTAGCGGCATGTTCAGCAACCCGACGCTGGCCAATATTCAGGCCGCGTTTCGCTTTAAAGGCACGGCGTCTCACGCCGCCGCCGCGCCGCATCTGGGTCGCAGCGCACTTGACGCCCTAACGCTGATGAACACCGGCGCCAATTTCCTGCGCGAACATATTATTCAGGAAGCGCGGGTGCATTATGCCGTGACCAACGCGGGCGGGATTTCGCCAAACGTCGTGCAGGCCGACGCCGAGGTGCTGTATCTGGTGCGCGCACCGCAGATGGATCAGGCGCAGGCCATTTTCGAGCGCGTGACAGATATTGCCAAAGGTGCCGCACTGATGACCGGAACCAGCATGTCCATGCGCTTTGACAAAGCGTGCTCCAACTATGCGCCAAACCACGCACTGGAGAAAGTGATGTACCAGCAGGTGCTGGCATTTGGCACACCGCAGTACAGTGAGGAGGAGCAGGCGTTTGCCCGCGCTATTCACGCGACGCTCAGCGAACAGGACATTGATGCCTGCCTGACCACGATGGCTAAAACCGGCGGTGTTGACGGTAAAGTCTTTGCCGAAACGCTGCGCACCGCGCCACTTACCGAGGCAGTTGCCCCTTACAGCCCCAGCGATAACATCCTCTATGGCTCAACCGATGTCGGTGACGTGAGCTGGCTGGTGCCCACAGCGCAATGTTTCAGTCCGTGCTTCGTGGTGGGTTCGCCGCTGCACACCTGGCAAATTGTATCGCAGGGACGCACTTCTATTGCGCACAAAGGTATGTGTCTGGCGGCCAAAGTCATGGCCTCAACGGTGATTGCGCTACTGGATTCTCCCGCCACGCTTGAGCTCTGCCAGCGGGAGCATCGTGCCGTTCGTGCACACCGCCCCTACCACTGTCCGATCCCCGAGGGGATTACCCCTTCACCTTTAAAGTAA
- a CDS encoding ABC transporter substrate-binding protein, whose amino-acid sequence MAVLGTLSFSAQAADSVKVGSKIDTEGSLLGNLIVQVLEANGIKTTNKLQLGNTKVLRGAITAGEIDIYPEYTGNGAFFFSDEKDPAWKNAQQGYEKVKKLDYDQNKIVWLDPSPANNTWTIAVRQDIATANHLQTLEDLGKWVNGGGDFKLAASAEFIERPDALPAFENAYGFKLKQNQLLSLAGGDTAVTIKAAAEKTSGVNAAMAYGTDGPVAALGLVTLQDPKGVQPIYAPAPIIRESVLKAYPQIPELLKPVFASLDGPTLQKLNAQIAVGGADAKKVAAKYLVQKGFIKTK is encoded by the coding sequence ATGGCTGTGCTCGGCACCTTGAGTTTTTCTGCTCAAGCGGCAGACAGTGTGAAAGTCGGTTCAAAAATCGATACCGAAGGTTCGCTGCTCGGAAATCTGATTGTGCAGGTGCTTGAGGCCAACGGCATCAAGACCACCAATAAGCTGCAGCTCGGTAACACCAAGGTGCTGCGCGGTGCGATCACCGCAGGCGAGATTGATATCTATCCTGAATATACCGGCAATGGTGCATTCTTCTTCTCTGACGAGAAAGACCCTGCGTGGAAAAATGCTCAACAGGGCTATGAGAAGGTGAAAAAGCTCGATTACGACCAGAACAAAATTGTCTGGCTTGACCCGTCTCCGGCCAACAACACCTGGACCATCGCAGTACGTCAGGACATTGCTACAGCAAATCATCTACAAACACTGGAAGATTTAGGCAAGTGGGTTAACGGCGGCGGTGATTTCAAGCTGGCGGCCTCGGCCGAATTTATTGAACGCCCTGACGCGCTACCGGCTTTTGAAAATGCCTATGGATTCAAGCTCAAGCAAAATCAGCTGTTGTCGCTGGCGGGCGGAGATACGGCAGTCACCATTAAGGCCGCAGCCGAGAAAACCTCTGGCGTTAATGCGGCGATGGCCTACGGCACGGATGGCCCGGTCGCCGCGCTGGGGCTGGTAACACTGCAGGATCCTAAAGGCGTGCAGCCAATCTATGCGCCTGCGCCGATTATTCGTGAATCAGTATTGAAAGCGTATCCGCAGATCCCTGAATTGCTGAAACCGGTGTTTGCCTCACTCGATGGCCCAACGCTGCAAAAACTTAACGCACAAATTGCGGTCGGTGGTGCAGATGCCAAAAAAGTTGCAGCTAAATATCTGGTACAGAAAGGCTTTATCAAGACGAAATAA